The following DNA comes from bacterium.
CGACCGGCACTTGAATCGGATTACCGGTATCCTCGACTTCCATTCCGCGAACCAAACCGTCGGTGGAATCCATAGCCACGGCACGCACGCGGTTTTCGCCGAGATGTTGCTGAACTTCGAGTACTAATTTTTTTCCATCGACAAGGTGAACGATATTGGAATTGTAGATGTGAGGAAGGTGGCCTCCCGTGAACTCCACATCCACCACCGGCCCGATGATCTGAACGATTTTACCTTTATTCATGTTAGCTTAGCCCTTTTATCTTATAATGTTAAATTTTATTCGGCCTGTTGAAGCGCATCGGCGCCGCTGACGACTTCAAGAATTTCTTTCGTAATCGCCGCCTGTCGAGCGCGGTTGTAAAACAGCGTCAGCGTTTGAATAAGCTCACCCGCGTTTTCTGTCGCAGAATCCATCGCCGTCATACGAGCGCCCATTTCTGCGGCAAAAGATTCCAACAAAATACGCCACATCTGCACATTCAAATGTTTGGGAACAAGCGTATTGATAATTTCATATTGAGATGGTTCGTAGATATAATCGGTTTCTACGCTATGCCGGCGATCGGCCTGAACCTTTTCCGGTTCGACCGGCAGCATTTTTTCAACGATCAGATTTTGCTGCAAAGCCGATTTGAATTCATTGTAAATCACATGTACTTCATCGGCGCGGCCGGACGTATATTCCTCGACACACGCCGATACGATATCCTGCGCCGTTCCATATTGAAGATGATTAAAAAAATTGACGAACCGCTGAGCCACCGGATAATGGCGTTTGGTAAAAAATTCATCGCCTTTCCTTCCGACCGTGATCAGTTTCAAACGCCCTTCGTCATGAAAGGGTTTGAATTCATTACCGATCAATTGATTGACACGGCGAATAATGTTGCTGTTAAAAGCGCCGCACAGCGAACGGTCGGCCGTCACTACAACGAGCAAAACGTTTTTAACTTCGCGATGGTGAATGAGCGGATTTTTTTGCGCTTGAGGATCGAGCGCCAGATGTTTGATCAGAGCGCCCAATTTATACGCGTAAGGCCGGGCGGACAAAATATTTTCCTGCGCTTTGCGCAATTTTGCCGCTGCTACCATTTTCATGGCTTTCGTAATTTTTTGAGTGCTTTTGACGGTACTGATGCGTTGTCTGATTTCACGTAACGTTGCCATGCAATTCCTTAAAAATAGCCTGTGTTTTTATTGCTTTTCAGTGTCAGCGCTGTCGGAAAGGGCTTTTTCGTCCAGACTTTTCATAGCCTCTTCCATGATCGCCTGCGTCGATATATCGTTGAATTGCTTTTTCTTTTCGTCGTTTTTGTTGATCTCGGCCATCGTATGTTTAAAATCGGCGCCTGTATAGCCTAATGGCTGAGTAAATTTTTCGATTTCATCTATTGGGGCATCTTCCGGGCGTTGATATTTTTTTATAAAAACTTCATCGCCGGCCATTTTCAGAAATATTTTCACGAACGCGTCCATTGGAATCTCTTTGGGTTTTTGTGCGCACCCGGACCAGCCGAGCGCCATGATCGTGATGATCGTTGCAATGAATCCTAGTGAACGTTTCATAATCAACCTCACATTTTATGGTAAATATGAACGGTATTGTTTTGCCGGCGAATGATTTCTACCAACATCCTCAGCAAGCCTCTCGGCCTATATTATTTTGCTTCTTCTTTTTTGGTTTCGCCCGTTGCGGCTGAATCCGCGGCGCCCTGCATCATTTTGCCAAGATCCGATCCGCCCAATGCTTTCATCATTTCTTCCATCATCAGTTTACCGATGACTTCTTCAAATTCTTTTTGTTTCTTTTCGTCCTTGTCGATCATATTGGCCGTAAGTTTGAAATCGGCTGCGGTGAATCCTTCTTCTTTGGCATAAGGCTCGACTACTGTATTTTCAAGATCGTTGGGGCTTTTATCTTTTTCGATTTTGCCTTCCATAACAAGTTTCAAAGTAATTTTGGCCATCTTG
Coding sequences within:
- the atpG gene encoding ATP synthase F1 subunit gamma, which codes for MATLREIRQRISTVKSTQKITKAMKMVAAAKLRKAQENILSARPYAYKLGALIKHLALDPQAQKNPLIHHREVKNVLLVVVTADRSLCGAFNSNIIRRVNQLIGNEFKPFHDEGRLKLITVGRKGDEFFTKRHYPVAQRFVNFFNHLQYGTAQDIVSACVEEYTSGRADEVHVIYNEFKSALQQNLIVEKMLPVEPEKVQADRRHSVETDYIYEPSQYEIINTLVPKHLNVQMWRILLESFAAEMGARMTAMDSATENAGELIQTLTLFYNRARQAAITKEILEVVSGADALQQAE